The following coding sequences are from one Phenylobacterium glaciei window:
- a CDS encoding HD domain-containing protein: protein MFTDMRQGTQEHWKVIGGEHRVHQQTTAPMQIMDTLRRLEPMVLGFSANQLTHSLMAGTLARRDGATDEEVVAALCHDIGKVLSIPNHGPIAAEMLKPYVSDDIYKAIYWHQDFQGAYYYEFLGKPGNLRESYRNESWFEMAEKLVDRWDAPAFDPGFDVDSLESFEDQVVKVFSSPKR from the coding sequence ATGTTCACCGACATGCGCCAGGGGACTCAGGAGCACTGGAAGGTGATCGGCGGGGAGCACCGTGTGCACCAGCAGACCACCGCGCCGATGCAGATCATGGACACCCTGCGCCGGCTGGAGCCGATGGTGCTGGGGTTCTCCGCCAACCAGCTGACCCACAGCCTGATGGCCGGGACCCTGGCGCGCCGCGACGGGGCCACCGACGAGGAGGTCGTGGCCGCCCTGTGCCACGACATCGGCAAGGTGCTGTCGATCCCCAACCACGGGCCGATCGCCGCCGAGATGCTCAAGCCCTATGTCAGCGACGACATCTACAAGGCCATCTACTGGCACCAGGATTTCCAGGGCGCCTACTATTACGAGTTCCTGGGCAAGCCGGGGAACCTGCGGGAGAGCTACCGCAACGAAAGCTGGTTTGAGATGGCCGAGAAGCTGGTGGACCGCTGGGACGCGCCGGCCTTCGACCCCGGCTTCGACGTCGACAGCCTGGAGAGCTTCGAGGACCAGGTGGTGAAGGTGTTCTCGTCACCGAAGCGGTAG
- a CDS encoding DEAD/DEAH box helicase family protein yields MVDFKKLQESKGKPKPINPREIFNALPKPPGINDLYASQAEVLDAWFPRRTERDVVVKLHTGGGKTLVALLMAQSVMNELGEPVIYLAPTNQLVDQVIAKSKEYGISAVPYVRKQPLQAEFYDGKSVLVGSYETLFNGRSKFGVRNSGQSIVKAGAIILDDAHVALSSVRDAFSLTITAKDHSDVYADLAGRFRTAFKEVGRSGSFADVTNGKDFGVMEVPSWAWQRKLPEIEQYLSEVVEDIDPFVWPFLRDNLAVCHCLFSRKSVTITPIFPTVDLLPTFDDCSRRIYMSATIADDSEIVRTFGASAEAVSKPITSASLAGVGERMILIPELMKLEGTPITPMVKNIAKKLAENKRGAAILTPSGHAADQWTDIAKYPSTAKAVADEISAMQSGTSYGPLVLANRYDGIDLAGNACRFLVMDNLPQGTSDYDIYRVNVVADAAVSSLIAQRIEQGIGRGTRGGGDFCTVMLIGSRLVGWIGRKSNLAFLTASTRVQLSMGQEMSETVTTVKEVHETVMKCLNRDADWVKYHASELAEAAHAAPVNMLALRVAGGERKAFKLQRLGQYEKALQTFEKLIADEELKSDSQRRAWLSALAARIAYQMEDEQRGQKLQTNAFSVNNNHSPPKIRPPYVPRPIPGKQSGAIVSRLLEYDLRGAMLADFEEAVAELVPAASAARYEEALANLGTYLGFEAERPEKIHGTGPDVLWRTGATFDFVIEAKSKKEDNPLYKSDHAQLLEAENWFKGAYPGRAAVRVSALPEAVADNKASTAGSYALRLAEITKLVGALRGVLKDLVASPGKADALRERCEAALQKANLTPDGIRKLFLVTFEKASGKGP; encoded by the coding sequence ATGGTTGATTTCAAAAAGCTCCAGGAAAGCAAAGGCAAGCCCAAGCCGATAAATCCGCGCGAGATTTTCAATGCGCTCCCGAAGCCGCCAGGCATTAACGACCTGTATGCAAGCCAAGCCGAGGTTTTAGATGCCTGGTTCCCCCGGCGAACCGAGCGTGATGTCGTGGTCAAGCTGCATACAGGAGGGGGCAAAACCCTCGTTGCACTGCTTATGGCCCAGTCGGTGATGAATGAACTCGGCGAGCCGGTCATATACCTCGCGCCCACCAATCAATTGGTCGATCAAGTCATAGCCAAGAGCAAAGAGTACGGCATCTCTGCTGTGCCCTACGTAAGAAAGCAGCCGCTTCAGGCTGAGTTTTACGATGGCAAAAGTGTGTTGGTTGGCTCGTACGAGACCCTTTTCAACGGCCGAAGCAAATTTGGCGTGCGGAACAGCGGTCAAAGCATCGTCAAAGCCGGCGCAATTATCCTAGATGACGCGCACGTTGCGCTCTCATCAGTTCGAGACGCTTTTAGTCTCACCATCACGGCGAAGGACCATAGCGACGTCTACGCCGACCTCGCTGGCCGCTTCCGCACGGCCTTCAAAGAGGTTGGACGAAGTGGGTCTTTTGCAGACGTAACGAACGGAAAAGACTTCGGCGTGATGGAAGTGCCGAGTTGGGCTTGGCAGCGCAAGCTTCCCGAGATCGAGCAATATCTCTCGGAAGTCGTGGAAGATATAGACCCCTTTGTGTGGCCCTTTTTACGAGACAACCTAGCAGTCTGCCACTGCCTATTCAGCCGCAAGTCTGTAACGATCACGCCTATTTTCCCGACGGTCGATCTGCTCCCGACTTTCGATGACTGTAGTCGGAGGATTTATATGTCGGCGACGATCGCTGATGACAGCGAGATCGTACGCACATTCGGAGCGTCCGCAGAAGCGGTCAGCAAGCCAATCACGTCGGCCTCACTAGCAGGGGTCGGGGAGCGAATGATCCTGATACCTGAGCTGATGAAGCTTGAGGGAACGCCGATCACGCCGATGGTGAAAAACATCGCCAAGAAGCTAGCTGAGAACAAGCGAGGCGCTGCGATTCTTACGCCCTCCGGCCACGCTGCGGATCAATGGACTGATATCGCCAAGTATCCGAGCACGGCAAAAGCTGTTGCCGATGAGATTTCTGCGATGCAGTCGGGCACAAGTTACGGCCCCTTGGTTCTAGCCAATCGCTACGACGGGATCGACCTTGCCGGGAACGCATGTCGGTTCCTCGTGATGGATAATCTGCCCCAGGGCACCTCGGACTATGACATTTACCGGGTGAATGTAGTCGCCGACGCCGCCGTCAGTTCACTCATCGCGCAACGAATTGAGCAGGGTATTGGGCGCGGAACACGAGGTGGCGGGGACTTCTGCACTGTAATGCTGATCGGTAGCCGATTGGTTGGGTGGATAGGTCGCAAGAGCAATCTCGCCTTCCTTACGGCAAGCACACGCGTCCAGTTGAGCATGGGCCAGGAAATGAGCGAGACGGTCACGACAGTAAAGGAAGTACACGAGACGGTGATGAAGTGCCTGAATCGGGATGCCGACTGGGTAAAGTATCACGCGTCAGAACTAGCCGAGGCGGCGCATGCTGCTCCTGTGAATATGTTGGCGCTACGTGTCGCCGGCGGCGAGCGGAAGGCTTTCAAGCTCCAGCGGCTGGGCCAGTACGAAAAGGCGCTTCAGACTTTCGAGAAGCTAATCGCTGACGAAGAACTAAAATCTGACAGCCAGCGGCGTGCTTGGCTTTCAGCGCTGGCCGCTCGAATTGCCTATCAAATGGAGGATGAACAGCGGGGCCAGAAGTTGCAAACGAATGCATTCTCGGTGAACAACAATCATTCCCCGCCGAAAATTCGACCGCCTTACGTGCCGCGACCGATCCCGGGAAAGCAGTCGGGCGCGATTGTCTCGCGCCTCCTCGAGTATGATCTGAGGGGAGCCATGCTCGCCGACTTTGAAGAAGCCGTGGCAGAGTTGGTGCCGGCAGCCTCAGCCGCCCGCTATGAGGAAGCGCTCGCGAATTTAGGAACATATCTTGGCTTTGAGGCTGAGCGGCCCGAGAAAATCCATGGAACCGGCCCTGATGTACTTTGGCGGACGGGAGCGACCTTCGATTTTGTAATCGAAGCCAAGAGCAAGAAGGAGGACAATCCCCTTTACAAGAGCGACCATGCTCAACTGCTCGAAGCAGAGAACTGGTTCAAGGGAGCATACCCAGGACGCGCTGCCGTGCGCGTCTCAGCCTTGCCCGAAGCGGTCGCCGACAACAAGGCGAGCACAGCAGGGAGCTATGCGCTACGCTTGGCAGAGATCACCAAACTAGTCGGCGCACTACGCGGTGTATTGAAAGATTTAGTTGCAAGCCCCGGCAAAGCCGACGCCTTGCGGGAACGATGCGAAGCTGCTTTGCAAAAGGCAAATCTAACTCCAGACGGAATCAGGAAGTTATTCCTTGTGACATTCGAAAAAGCCTCCGGAAAAGGACCGTAA
- a CDS encoding sensor histidine kinase, with protein MVKNSLTSEPPTLSQAREISELRDQLAEALETLEAIRNGEVDAVVVGGPDNRQVYTLESADRSYRQLIEQMTDGALMISQEGAVLYGNRALAEMVGAPASRLTGAQFATFVTPGSSADFARLLKNGGKAELVLTRADRAETFVAQLSLTRTDPGDGGFLCGVLTDLTSTYSQAREIAEAKSALAVEAAHRESDERYRLILEGASDYAIMATDLDERVTIWNAGARQILGWDATELIGRRFPAIWTPDDRAAGADDHERAHCLASGRSEVERWHLRKDGEPFWAHTLMMPLRKDDGRLIGFLKILRDRTEQRVADEKQSLLVNELNHRVKNTLATVQSIAAQTMRSAPSAEQGRAALEERLLALSKAHDVLTRESWEGAELSEIVAVAVSPYLGADPARIVTGGPGIRLAPGMALAIAMALQELATNAAKYGALSVPEGRLSIHWTLDADLIALRWEETGGPLVVPPLRRSFGSRLIERSLSAELGGEAAITFAPTGVICRITARLATAGKGPSGTLAWSPKGYVPVDLG; from the coding sequence ATGGTGAAAAATAGTCTCACCTCCGAGCCGCCGACGCTGTCGCAGGCGCGCGAGATCTCCGAGCTTCGCGACCAGCTGGCCGAGGCCCTGGAGACCCTGGAGGCGATCCGCAACGGGGAGGTGGACGCCGTCGTCGTGGGCGGTCCGGACAATCGCCAGGTCTATACGCTGGAGAGCGCCGACCGCTCCTACCGCCAGCTGATCGAGCAGATGACCGACGGGGCGCTGATGATCAGCCAGGAGGGCGCCGTGCTCTATGGCAACCGGGCCCTGGCCGAGATGGTGGGGGCGCCCGCCAGCCGCCTGACCGGCGCACAGTTCGCCACCTTCGTGACGCCCGGCTCCTCGGCCGACTTCGCGCGCCTGCTGAAAAACGGCGGCAAGGCCGAGCTGGTTCTGACCCGCGCCGACCGGGCCGAGACCTTCGTGGCGCAGCTGTCCCTCACCCGGACCGACCCCGGCGACGGCGGGTTCCTGTGCGGGGTGCTCACCGACCTCACCTCCACCTACAGCCAGGCCCGGGAAATCGCCGAGGCCAAGTCGGCCCTGGCCGTGGAGGCCGCCCACCGGGAGAGCGACGAGCGCTACCGGCTGATCCTGGAGGGCGCCAGCGACTACGCCATCATGGCCACCGACCTGGATGAAAGGGTGACGATCTGGAACGCCGGCGCCCGGCAGATCCTGGGATGGGACGCCACCGAGCTGATCGGTCGGCGCTTCCCGGCCATCTGGACCCCAGACGACAGGGCGGCGGGCGCCGACGATCACGAACGGGCCCATTGCCTGGCGAGCGGGCGGTCGGAGGTGGAGCGTTGGCATCTGCGCAAGGATGGCGAGCCGTTCTGGGCCCACACCCTGATGATGCCGCTCCGCAAGGATGACGGGCGGCTGATCGGCTTCCTGAAAATCCTTCGCGACCGGACCGAGCAGCGCGTGGCCGACGAGAAGCAGAGCCTGCTGGTCAATGAGCTCAACCACCGGGTCAAGAACACCCTGGCCACGGTCCAGTCCATCGCCGCCCAGACCATGCGCTCCGCACCGTCCGCCGAGCAGGGCCGCGCGGCTCTGGAGGAGCGGTTGCTGGCGCTCTCGAAAGCCCACGATGTCTTGACGCGCGAGAGCTGGGAAGGCGCGGAACTGAGCGAAATCGTGGCCGTGGCGGTCTCGCCCTACCTCGGCGCCGACCCCGCCCGGATCGTCACAGGTGGCCCCGGCATTCGCCTGGCGCCGGGGATGGCCCTGGCCATCGCCATGGCGCTTCAGGAGCTGGCCACCAACGCCGCCAAGTATGGCGCCTTGTCGGTCCCGGAAGGCCGGCTGAGCATCCACTGGACTCTGGACGCCGACCTTATCGCGCTGCGGTGGGAAGAGACCGGCGGCCCCCTGGTTGTTCCGCCTCTGCGCCGCAGCTTCGGCTCGCGCCTCATTGAACGCAGCCTCTCGGCGGAGCTGGGGGGGGAGGCTGCGATCACCTTCGCGCCGACGGGGGTCATTTGCCGGATCACCGCCAGGCTGGCGACGGCCGGCAAGGGCCCAAGCGGGACCTTGGCCTGGTCTCCCAAGGGATATGTTCCGGTGGATCTCGGCTGA
- a CDS encoding PAS domain S-box protein, with product MQDLEAPTDTDFESLARHLDRVQRMSSTGSWEWEMPTNGALWSPQIYRIYGRSPSDFAPSYPNFLACVHPDDRQMLETALQRAIEGVEPYDIDHRIVRPSGEVRILHAIGEVEFAPDGSPLRMLGVVSDVTEARARAATLQTELAEINQISAMAEDIASVGHWRYVISTQARTWSPSTFAIFGLDPADGPPPQGGIGMFDPKDHEQLRLAAAGQTDGHTDQREYAITRADGRRGYVRMTGAVERDANGEPSYMYGVIIDVTQAKLREQAIAESEARYRLLADNVTDVIVRYDARGVIEFISPSVRAFGYQPDEIVGRLITELEAAGLDSEALGELAQYRAGLLFPDGRLSETRMQRGDGTAVWMESVETGLYDAAGIFIGVVAVLRDVTERRAMTEALERKQIEAEAASVAKGEFLANMSHEIRTPLNAVIGFAQALEGLGELSDRARTYVTRIVTSGHGLLKIVNEVLDFSRLEAGKVALDPQPLALADFLDDTLSMVLPEARRKGLAVDLRPRDDLPRAVLADAGRLRQVLLNLLGNAVKFADQGRVTLSCAPDSAGRLRFEVTDTGVGIAPEDLARLFRRFSQVDGSNTRQHGGSGLGLAISKALVEAMGGEIGVESVVGKGSSFWFTIAAPDLDERADQPSDGGAPGEDTGRRPLEVLAVDDVAINRELMSILLEPFDVRITQASNGVEAVEAADRTAFDVILMDLQMPVMDGLMATRAIRANSKLNRATPILAVTANVLPPQVEACRDAGMNDHICKPVLPEDFLNKIARWAELKELRVAT from the coding sequence ATGCAGGACCTCGAAGCCCCGACGGACACCGACTTCGAGTCCCTGGCCCGGCACCTGGACCGGGTTCAGCGCATGTCCAGCACCGGAAGCTGGGAGTGGGAGATGCCCACCAACGGCGCCCTCTGGTCACCCCAGATCTACCGGATCTACGGTCGGTCCCCCAGTGACTTCGCGCCCAGCTACCCGAACTTCCTGGCCTGCGTCCACCCCGACGACCGCCAGATGCTGGAGACCGCGCTGCAGCGCGCGATAGAGGGCGTCGAACCCTATGACATCGACCATCGCATCGTCCGGCCGTCCGGTGAGGTGCGGATCCTCCATGCCATCGGCGAGGTCGAGTTCGCGCCCGACGGATCGCCGCTCAGGATGCTGGGCGTGGTGTCCGATGTCACAGAGGCCCGGGCCAGGGCCGCGACGCTGCAGACCGAGCTGGCGGAGATCAACCAGATTTCGGCCATGGCGGAGGATATCGCCAGCGTCGGTCATTGGCGCTATGTCATCAGCACCCAGGCCCGCACCTGGTCGCCCAGCACCTTCGCGATCTTCGGCCTCGATCCCGCCGACGGCCCCCCGCCCCAGGGCGGCATTGGCATGTTTGATCCCAAGGACCATGAGCAACTGCGCCTGGCGGCGGCGGGCCAGACGGACGGCCACACCGACCAGCGGGAATATGCGATAACCCGGGCCGACGGCCGTCGGGGGTACGTCCGGATGACCGGGGCTGTGGAACGCGACGCCAACGGCGAGCCTTCCTACATGTACGGCGTCATCATCGACGTCACCCAGGCCAAGCTTCGGGAGCAGGCGATCGCCGAGAGCGAAGCGCGCTACCGGCTGTTGGCCGACAACGTCACCGATGTGATCGTCCGCTACGACGCGCGCGGCGTCATTGAATTCATCTCCCCCTCGGTTCGCGCCTTCGGCTATCAGCCCGACGAGATCGTCGGCCGGCTGATCACCGAGCTTGAAGCCGCCGGGCTGGACTCAGAGGCCCTGGGGGAGTTGGCGCAGTATCGCGCCGGGCTGCTGTTCCCCGACGGCCGCCTGAGCGAGACCCGGATGCAGCGGGGGGACGGGACCGCGGTCTGGATGGAGAGCGTCGAGACCGGCCTCTATGACGCGGCCGGGATCTTCATCGGGGTGGTCGCGGTGTTGCGGGACGTGACCGAGCGCCGGGCGATGACCGAGGCGCTTGAGCGCAAGCAAATCGAGGCCGAGGCCGCTTCGGTCGCCAAGGGCGAGTTCCTGGCCAATATGAGCCACGAGATCCGCACCCCCCTGAACGCCGTCATCGGCTTCGCCCAGGCGCTGGAAGGTCTGGGGGAACTGTCGGACCGGGCGCGAACCTATGTCACGCGGATCGTCACCAGCGGACATGGCCTGCTGAAGATCGTCAATGAGGTGCTGGACTTCTCCCGGCTTGAGGCGGGCAAGGTCGCGCTTGACCCGCAACCGCTGGCGTTGGCGGACTTCCTCGATGACACCCTCTCGATGGTCCTCCCCGAGGCGAGGCGAAAGGGCCTGGCGGTCGATCTCAGGCCGCGCGACGACTTGCCCCGGGCTGTGCTGGCCGATGCCGGGCGGTTGCGTCAGGTCCTGCTCAACCTGCTGGGCAACGCCGTCAAGTTCGCAGACCAGGGGCGCGTGACCCTGAGCTGCGCGCCCGACTCCGCCGGCCGGTTGCGCTTCGAGGTGACCGACACCGGCGTCGGCATCGCCCCTGAGGACCTGGCGCGGCTGTTTCGGCGGTTCTCGCAGGTGGACGGGTCGAACACGCGCCAGCACGGCGGCTCGGGGCTGGGCCTGGCCATCTCCAAGGCCCTGGTCGAGGCGATGGGCGGTGAGATCGGCGTCGAGAGCGTGGTTGGAAAGGGGTCTAGCTTCTGGTTCACCATCGCGGCGCCCGACCTTGACGAGCGGGCCGATCAGCCCTCCGACGGCGGCGCCCCAGGCGAGGACACCGGTCGCCGGCCGCTGGAGGTCCTGGCCGTGGACGACGTGGCGATAAACCGGGAATTGATGTCGATCCTGCTGGAGCCCTTCGACGTGCGGATCACCCAGGCCAGCAACGGCGTGGAAGCCGTCGAAGCGGCCGATCGCACCGCCTTCGATGTCATTCTCATGGACCTGCAGATGCCGGTCATGGACGGACTGATGGCGACGCGGGCGATCCGCGCCAATTCAAAACTGAACCGCGCGACCCCGATTCTGGCGGTCACCGCCAATGTCCTGCCGCCGCAGGTGGAAGCCTGCCGCGACGCCGGGATGAACGACCACATCTGCAAGCCGGTCCTGCCGGAGGACTTCCTGAACAAGATCGCCCGTTGGGCGGAGCTGAAGGAACTGCGGGTCGCCACGTGA
- a CDS encoding MmcQ/YjbR family DNA-binding protein, which produces MLSPDPDAVLVLLRDLALALPETDEVVSHGIPAFRAAGKMFAYFRHDHHGDGTTVVCVKTSGREVAEMLIEADPAVFSKPAYLWPSGWVGMSLVDCDWEHVAGRLATSWRLAAPKRLVREL; this is translated from the coding sequence ATGTTGAGCCCCGACCCCGACGCCGTCCTGGTCCTCCTGCGCGACCTGGCCCTGGCCCTGCCGGAAACCGACGAGGTGGTGAGCCACGGCATTCCGGCCTTCCGCGCAGCCGGCAAGATGTTCGCCTATTTCCGCCACGACCATCACGGGGACGGGACGACCGTGGTCTGCGTGAAGACGTCCGGGCGCGAGGTGGCTGAGATGCTGATCGAGGCCGATCCCGCGGTGTTCAGTAAGCCGGCCTATCTGTGGCCGTCGGGCTGGGTGGGGATGAGCCTGGTGGACTGTGACTGGGAGCATGTGGCGGGGCGGCTGGCCACGAGCTGGCGGCTGGCGGCACCGAAGCGGTTGGTGCGGGAGCTCTAA
- a CDS encoding circadian clock KaiB family protein: MTTSPETPPAAAEPDAGSKHVLRLYVTGSTPRSTRAIDNLRRVLESELPDSYDLEVVDVYEHPEAAAEHQILAAPTLIKLLPEPVRRIIGDLSDTERVLRGLDLRARDGRADGEK, encoded by the coding sequence GTGACCACCTCCCCAGAGACACCGCCCGCCGCCGCCGAACCCGACGCCGGGTCCAAGCACGTGCTGAGGCTCTACGTCACCGGATCGACGCCGCGCTCGACCCGGGCGATCGACAACCTGCGCCGGGTGCTCGAGAGCGAGCTTCCCGACAGCTATGATCTGGAGGTGGTCGACGTCTACGAGCATCCGGAGGCGGCGGCCGAGCACCAGATTCTCGCGGCGCCGACCTTGATCAAGCTGTTGCCCGAGCCGGTGCGGCGGATCATCGGCGACCTCTCCGACACCGAGCGGGTGCTGCGCGGCCTGGACCTGAGGGCACGAGACGGACGCGCCGATGGTGAAAAATAG
- a CDS encoding TMEM175 family protein, whose product MERERLTAFTDGVLAIIITIMVLELRPPQGARFEDLAELLPVFLSYVLSFVYIGIYWNNHHHFFQLVRQVDGAILWANLHLLFWLSMVPFTTAWMGENHFAPAPTALYGGSLLMAGVAWTIMQAMIFRKQGEHSVLRQALGRDLKAKASPVIYLAGVGLSFVWTPGAALAYLAVALMWLVPDRRVEKHVVAHNAQS is encoded by the coding sequence ATGGAACGCGAGCGGCTGACGGCCTTCACCGACGGTGTGCTGGCGATCATCATCACCATCATGGTGCTGGAGCTGCGGCCACCGCAGGGGGCGCGGTTTGAGGACCTGGCGGAGCTGCTACCGGTGTTCCTCAGCTATGTGCTGAGCTTCGTCTACATCGGCATCTACTGGAACAACCACCACCACTTTTTCCAGCTGGTGCGGCAGGTGGATGGGGCGATCCTGTGGGCCAACCTGCACCTGCTGTTCTGGCTGTCCATGGTGCCGTTCACCACCGCCTGGATGGGGGAGAACCACTTCGCCCCGGCGCCCACCGCGCTCTATGGCGGCTCGCTGCTGATGGCGGGGGTGGCGTGGACGATCATGCAGGCGATGATCTTCCGCAAGCAGGGCGAACATTCGGTGCTGCGCCAGGCCCTGGGGCGGGACCTGAAGGCCAAGGCCTCGCCGGTGATCTATCTGGCCGGGGTCGGCCTTTCCTTCGTCTGGACGCCGGGGGCGGCCCTGGCCTATCTGGCGGTGGCCCTGATGTGGCTGGTCCCTGACCGCCGCGTGGAGAAGCATGTCGTGGCGCACAATGCTCAGTCCTGA
- a CDS encoding STAS-like domain-containing protein, whose amino-acid sequence MSKTLTLHVAKDFTPFLAGRYKADGPGSGEALREILAAALASNDKVRIDFDGTAMAPASFLEEVFGGLARDAGENDEAIGRVRARIEVVCNERPVVCTQALRYFDEAKRSK is encoded by the coding sequence GTGAGCAAGACTCTCACGCTCCACGTCGCAAAGGATTTCACCCCATTCCTGGCCGGCCGCTATAAGGCCGACGGACCAGGGAGTGGCGAAGCTCTGCGAGAGATTCTTGCGGCGGCCCTGGCGTCTAATGACAAGGTGCGCATCGATTTCGACGGTACTGCCATGGCACCGGCGTCCTTCCTCGAAGAAGTGTTCGGCGGCTTGGCCCGCGACGCCGGTGAGAACGATGAGGCCATCGGCCGCGTTCGGGCGCGGATCGAAGTGGTATGCAACGAACGACCTGTAGTTTGCACTCAAGCCCTTCGGTACTTTGACGAGGCGAAGCGTTCGAAGTGA
- a CDS encoding c-type cytochrome: MVRLLTPRRLAALVLAALTLAAAGASPALAGDALKGKQVFSQQCSTCHAAAKGAAPILGPTLWGVVGRPTATLPGFAYSKAMKGAGGVWDEARLRTYLPGPQKLIPGIRMTYPGLKNPAQLDDLIAYLKTLK, translated from the coding sequence ATGGTTCGCCTACTGACGCCGCGCCGCCTGGCCGCCCTGGTCCTGGCCGCGCTGACCCTTGCTGCGGCGGGCGCCTCGCCGGCCCTGGCCGGGGACGCGCTGAAGGGCAAGCAGGTCTTCTCCCAGCAGTGCTCCACCTGCCATGCGGCGGCCAAGGGCGCGGCCCCGATCCTGGGCCCCACCCTGTGGGGCGTGGTGGGGCGGCCCACCGCCACCCTGCCGGGCTTTGCCTATTCGAAGGCCATGAAGGGGGCCGGCGGCGTCTGGGACGAGGCCCGCCTGCGCACCTACCTGCCGGGGCCGCAGAAGCTGATTCCGGGGATCCGCATGACCTATCCCGGCCTGAAGAACCCCGCCCAGCTGGACGATCTGATCGCCTATCTCAAGACCCTGAAATAA
- the kaiC gene encoding circadian clock protein KaiC, which yields MTIHTKAMAAQLLKAPSGVAGLDEITFGGLPAGRPTLIAGAAGCGKTLFALTFLVKGATEHGEPGVLMSFEERAQDLVENVSSLGYDLPGLIAENKLIIDYVRVERSEIEQSGEYDLEALFVRLGHAIDKIGAKRVVLDTLEALFSGLGDGPVLRAELRRLFQWLKDRGVTAMITAERGAEGQLTRHGLEEYVSDCVIALDNRVEEQITTRRLRVLKYRGSAHGTNEYPFLIDQGGISVLPVTSAGLSHSISDEVVSSGIGGIDAMLGIGGFYRGSSVLLSGPSGTGKTTFGSHFVNAACVAGQRAIYFSFEESPEQIVRNMQSVGLDLGAHVASGLLRFESARPSLFGLEMHLVLMIRQIEEFNPTAVVVDPISAFRGSESEIHATLLRLVDYLKVKGITGVFNNLINADQPGRDDQSLSSLMDVWIGLHDLQANGERNRGLFVLKARGMSHSNQIREYLLGSGGVTLIEPYIGPHGVLTGSARIVQEAQEEAAALERLDEVNRRHREFVQRRNAAERQIAETLEALEREEAELLALENVDERKEKVLTASRFAAATRRGSTQ from the coding sequence ATGACAATTCACACCAAGGCGATGGCCGCCCAGCTCCTCAAGGCGCCGAGCGGGGTCGCGGGGCTGGACGAGATCACCTTTGGCGGCTTGCCGGCGGGGCGTCCGACCCTGATCGCCGGGGCGGCCGGGTGCGGCAAGACGCTGTTTGCCCTGACCTTCCTGGTCAAGGGCGCCACCGAGCACGGCGAGCCCGGCGTCCTGATGAGCTTTGAGGAGCGGGCCCAGGACCTGGTGGAGAACGTCAGTTCGCTGGGCTACGACCTGCCCGGCCTGATCGCCGAGAACAAGCTGATCATCGACTATGTGCGGGTCGAGCGCAGCGAGATCGAGCAGAGCGGCGAGTACGACCTGGAGGCCCTGTTCGTGCGGCTGGGCCACGCCATCGACAAGATCGGCGCCAAGCGGGTGGTGCTGGACACGCTGGAGGCCCTGTTCTCGGGCCTTGGCGATGGCCCCGTCCTGCGGGCCGAACTTCGGCGGCTGTTCCAGTGGCTGAAGGATCGCGGCGTGACCGCGATGATCACCGCCGAGCGCGGCGCCGAGGGCCAGCTGACCCGGCACGGCCTGGAGGAGTATGTCTCCGACTGCGTGATCGCCCTGGACAACCGGGTCGAGGAGCAGATCACCACCCGGCGTCTGCGGGTGCTGAAATACCGGGGCTCGGCCCACGGCACCAATGAGTACCCGTTCCTGATCGACCAGGGCGGCATCAGTGTCCTGCCGGTGACCTCGGCGGGCCTGTCGCACTCGATCTCCGACGAGGTGGTGTCCAGCGGGATCGGCGGGATCGACGCCATGCTGGGGATCGGCGGCTTCTATCGCGGCTCCAGCGTGCTGCTGTCGGGTCCGTCGGGCACCGGCAAGACCACCTTCGGATCGCATTTCGTCAACGCCGCCTGCGTGGCGGGACAGAGGGCGATCTACTTCTCCTTCGAGGAGTCCCCCGAGCAGATCGTGCGCAACATGCAGTCGGTGGGCCTGGACCTGGGGGCGCATGTGGCCAGCGGCCTGCTGCGGTTTGAGTCGGCCCGGCCCAGCCTGTTCGGGCTGGAGATGCACCTGGTGCTGATGATCCGCCAGATCGAAGAGTTCAACCCCACCGCCGTGGTGGTGGACCCGATCTCCGCCTTCCGGGGCTCGGAGAGTGAAATCCACGCCACCCTGTTGCGGCTGGTGGACTACCTGAAGGTCAAGGGGATCACCGGGGTCTTCAACAACCTGATCAACGCCGACCAGCCGGGCCGCGACGACCAGAGCCTGTCCTCCCTGATGGACGTCTGGATCGGCCTGCACGACCTGCAGGCCAACGGCGAACGCAACCGCGGCCTGTTCGTGCTCAAGGCCCGGGGCATGAGCCACTCCAACCAGATCCGCGAGTATCTGCTCGGGAGCGGCGGGGTGACCCTGATCGAGCCCTATATCGGGCCGCACGGGGTGCTGACCGGCAGCGCCCGCATCGTGCAGGAGGCGCAGGAAGAGGCCGCGGCCCTGGAGCGCCTGGACGAGGTCAACCGCCGTCACCGGGAGTTCGTCCAGAGGCGCAACGCCGCCGAGCGGCAGATCGCCGAGACCCTGGAGGCGCTGGAGCGCGAAGAGGCCGAACTGCTCGCCCTGGAGAACGTCGATGAGCGCAAGGAGAAGGTGCTCACCGCGAGCCGCTTCGCCGCCGCGACCCGCCGGGGGTCGACGCAGTGA